In the genome of Solibacillus silvestris, one region contains:
- a CDS encoding tRNA-dihydrouridine synthase: MKENFWQELPKPFFVLAPMEDVTDLVFRHVVAEAGRPDVFFTEFTNSESYCHPDGIKSVRGRLTFTEDEQPIVAHIWGDNPDNFRKMSIGMAELGFKGIDINMGCPVPNVAGRGKGSGLILRPDVAAELIEAAKAGGLPVSVKTRLGYKEIDEWKEWLTHVLKQDIANLSIHLRTRKEMSAVDAHWELIPEIKALRDEIAPNTLLTINGDIPDRQVGLELAEKYGIDGVMIGRGIFKNPFAFEKVPKEHSPEEYLDLLKLQLDLQDKYAEELPRSMSGLHRFFKIYVKGFRGAGELRNQLMNTKSTDEVRSLLNSFELNKEE; encoded by the coding sequence ATGAAAGAGAATTTTTGGCAGGAGCTACCGAAACCATTTTTTGTACTCGCGCCGATGGAAGATGTGACAGATTTAGTTTTTCGGCATGTAGTGGCTGAAGCAGGAAGACCAGATGTATTTTTTACCGAGTTTACTAATTCAGAAAGTTACTGTCACCCTGATGGAATTAAAAGTGTCCGTGGTCGCTTAACATTTACAGAAGACGAACAGCCGATTGTTGCACATATATGGGGAGACAATCCCGACAATTTCCGCAAGATGAGCATTGGTATGGCAGAATTGGGCTTCAAGGGAATTGATATTAATATGGGATGCCCAGTACCGAATGTTGCAGGCAGAGGGAAAGGCAGCGGTCTGATTTTACGTCCCGATGTGGCAGCAGAGCTAATCGAAGCTGCTAAAGCAGGTGGTCTGCCGGTTAGCGTGAAAACACGACTAGGTTATAAAGAAATAGATGAGTGGAAAGAGTGGCTCACACATGTTTTAAAACAGGATATTGCAAATCTTTCTATTCATTTACGTACACGAAAAGAAATGAGTGCTGTTGATGCACATTGGGAGCTTATTCCGGAAATTAAAGCGTTGCGAGATGAAATTGCGCCAAATACACTGTTAACAATTAACGGCGATATTCCGGACCGTCAAGTTGGTTTAGAACTTGCAGAAAAGTACGGAATTGACGGGGTAATGATAGGACGCGGTATTTTTAAAAATCCGTTTGCTTTTGAAAAGGTTCCAAAGGAGCACAGTCCAGAAGAGTACCTTGACCTTCTAAAACTGCAGCTTGATCTGCAGGATAAGTATGCGGAAGAACTGCCACGTTCAATGTCAGGTCTTCACCGCTTTTTCAAAATTTATGTAAAAGGCTTCCGAGGTGCCGGTGAACTGAGAAACCAGTTGATGAATACAAAATCTACGGATGAAGTACGTTCATTGCTTAATAGCTTTGAGTTGAATAAAGAAGAATAA
- a CDS encoding malate synthase, protein MNLINKKVTHKHFGMGSIVKQNESSIEIHFASESKKFVFPDVFGKHLVLHDKDDVQTLEKIIQKKELERREEEWQKEEKLKLQRKNQEQRLIHEKHMKNFKLHPESQLVFWCDTEEQQTAFSDWKVFSGLTKSGVNKGKPVKPIRLHLNSAVLLTAVDENSPEKERRILGVYMVEENFIGKLSEDGYIPAHSKYRIQLTEQEAEQMLFWNYYVNEKFTHKMTWNTGKHRYFDNVWMAQILRDIVSLKTDPQEKELAQQFFTHFCKMNEITAQELPQPNGALKRI, encoded by the coding sequence ATGAATCTAATCAATAAAAAAGTTACACATAAGCATTTCGGAATGGGTAGTATCGTTAAACAGAATGAATCAAGCATTGAAATACATTTCGCATCGGAAAGTAAAAAGTTTGTTTTCCCTGATGTATTTGGAAAGCATTTAGTACTTCACGATAAAGATGATGTGCAAACGCTAGAAAAAATCATTCAGAAAAAAGAACTTGAGCGAAGAGAAGAAGAATGGCAAAAAGAAGAGAAATTAAAACTCCAGCGTAAAAACCAGGAACAACGATTAATTCATGAAAAACATATGAAAAACTTTAAACTTCATCCAGAATCACAATTGGTTTTCTGGTGTGACACTGAAGAACAGCAAACAGCTTTTTCAGATTGGAAGGTTTTTTCGGGATTAACGAAGAGCGGTGTAAATAAAGGGAAGCCTGTAAAACCAATTCGTCTGCACCTGAACAGTGCTGTGTTGTTAACGGCAGTGGATGAAAATTCGCCTGAAAAGGAACGACGCATTTTAGGTGTGTATATGGTAGAAGAGAATTTTATCGGGAAATTGAGTGAAGATGGATATATTCCGGCACATTCAAAGTACAGAATTCAACTGACAGAACAGGAAGCTGAGCAAATGCTGTTCTGGAACTATTATGTAAACGAGAAGTTCACTCATAAAATGACGTGGAATACAGGTAAGCATCGTTATTTTGATAATGTATGGATGGCTCAAATTTTACGTGATATTGTTTCCTTGAAAACAGACCCTCAGGAAAAAGAGCTGGCTCAACAATTCTTTACACATTTCTGTAAAATGAATGAAATAACAGCGCAAGAATTACCACAGCCTAATGGTGCCTTGAAGCGTATTTAA
- a CDS encoding aspartate dehydrogenase → MKIGLIGAGAIAHFLLEEINEKRQENLRITSVFVRDREKHHLLESNYGVKLYTEIDAFLDSEIDIVVEAANIEAVHTLLPAAIRKKDVVLISIGALVDEELLAELNTLANEFNRRLYLPSGAIGGLDLLQNAHVLGTVTSVSLTTRKPASSLIEETIEKEKVIFEGSATEAIRRYPKNMNVSIVLALAGIGFDETSVTLVADPKIDKNIHQIEMTGDFGEATFTIKNNPLPANPKTSYLAAMSILGTLKKIKQKLLIG, encoded by the coding sequence ATGAAGATTGGTTTAATCGGCGCGGGTGCAATTGCTCATTTCCTGTTGGAAGAAATAAATGAAAAGAGGCAAGAAAACTTGCGTATTACAAGTGTTTTTGTGAGGGACAGGGAAAAGCATCATTTACTTGAATCCAATTATGGAGTAAAGCTGTACACGGAAATAGATGCATTTTTAGATTCAGAAATTGATATTGTTGTGGAGGCTGCAAATATTGAAGCAGTTCATACATTACTTCCGGCGGCAATCAGGAAAAAGGATGTTGTCTTAATTAGTATTGGTGCATTAGTGGATGAGGAACTGTTGGCAGAGCTGAACACCTTAGCGAATGAATTCAACCGAAGACTTTACTTGCCATCAGGTGCAATTGGAGGATTGGATTTACTGCAAAACGCCCATGTGCTTGGTACAGTTACATCCGTTTCACTGACAACGCGTAAACCGGCAAGCTCTTTAATTGAGGAAACAATCGAGAAAGAGAAAGTGATATTTGAAGGGAGTGCGACGGAAGCGATCCGACGTTACCCTAAAAATATGAATGTATCGATTGTGCTTGCGCTGGCTGGAATTGGATTTGACGAAACGAGTGTAACTTTAGTGGCAGACCCGAAAATTGATAAAAACATTCACCAAATTGAAATGACAGGGGATTTTGGGGAAGCAACATTTACAATTAAGAATAATCCGCTACCTGCAAATCCTAAAACGAGTTATTTAGCAGCGATGAGTATTTTAGGAACACTTAAAAAAATAAAACAGAAGCTGCTAATTGGTTAA